Proteins encoded together in one Geothermobacter hydrogeniphilus window:
- a CDS encoding cbb3-type cytochrome oxidase subunit 3 — MDWGSILYLGVTFGLFIIFVLIVRYTYSRKNREQNEEAKYRMLDDD; from the coding sequence ATGGATTGGGGCTCGATACTTTACCTTGGCGTCACGTTCGGACTGTTCATCATCTTTGTTCTGATTGTCCGCTACACCTACAGCCGCAAGAACCGGGAACAGAACGAAGAGGCAAAATACCGGATGCTTGACGACGACTGA
- a CDS encoding c-type cytochrome: protein MSTSDHHQDEQHADGIVENREQRPPLYFYILFYGLIIWGVIFAAYFLLSGWSSDAEFQAKMAEHQQLVAKAAPDTSASTTRPGQFSIEAGQKIFTGNCAMCHGPEGEGGIGPDLTAATYRYGRDAATVRETISKGRPNGMPAFGTQLSAEDVTNVVGFVLSLK, encoded by the coding sequence ATGAGTACTTCAGACCATCATCAGGATGAGCAGCACGCTGACGGCATTGTTGAAAACCGCGAACAGAGACCGCCGCTCTATTTCTATATTCTTTTTTACGGACTGATTATCTGGGGCGTGATTTTCGCCGCCTACTTCCTGCTCAGCGGCTGGAGCAGTGATGCCGAGTTCCAGGCCAAAATGGCCGAGCACCAGCAACTGGTGGCAAAGGCCGCGCCCGACACCTCAGCTTCGACCACCCGGCCGGGACAATTCAGCATCGAAGCCGGGCAGAAAATCTTCACCGGCAACTGCGCCATGTGCCACGGTCCGGAGGGTGAAGGCGGAATCGGACCCGACCTGACCGCCGCGACCTATCGCTACGGGCGCGATGCGGCGACTGTTCGCGAAACGATTTCCAAAGGACGTCCCAACGGCATGCCGGCTTTCGGCACGCAGCTCTCGGCGGAAGATGTGACCAACGTCGTCGGCTTTGTTCTCTCATTGAAGTGA
- a CDS encoding 4Fe-4S dicluster domain-containing protein: MSSSRPRRLGRWRNSFQWLTTLSILLIPFGSWNGDGLLRIDIGRRSLHLCGQILRIQELYLMLFFTLAFGLGFLLMTLVFGRVWCGWACPQTTLSDTAEWIARRFGLKIKRNRLQGDGWRKILTHCCYLLLALLVAANLIWYFIAPETFFTLALNRELPTAAWGTLVVISSLVYIDLALVRRLMCREFCPYGRFQTALVDPGTLTLQLPASEQSRCIKCGSCVRACPMEIDIRRGDQIECINCGRCLDACRVVMDKRQQPGLIRYSFGRQGQGIRALLNPRTLLLGLVFCLLLVALTTAVILRAEATLKVAVSHTARSRLLADGSLATFFTAWISNRGATRTSYDLAARITTDGTKLPLRGQTRNIELAPGANRKVSFVVVSRVPTGRQTIEFLLLDDTGRLLSQAAAEISPP; this comes from the coding sequence ATGAGTTCTTCCCGCCCCCGCAGACTCGGCCGCTGGAGAAACAGCTTTCAGTGGCTGACCACGCTCTCCATTCTGCTGATCCCCTTCGGGAGCTGGAATGGCGACGGCCTGCTGCGCATTGACATCGGCCGGCGCAGCCTCCACCTCTGCGGGCAGATCCTGCGCATTCAGGAACTCTACCTGATGCTCTTTTTCACCCTTGCCTTCGGACTTGGTTTTCTCCTGATGACGCTGGTTTTCGGCCGCGTCTGGTGCGGCTGGGCCTGCCCGCAGACAACCCTGAGCGACACCGCCGAATGGATCGCCCGCCGCTTCGGGCTGAAAATCAAAAGGAACCGCCTGCAGGGCGACGGGTGGCGAAAAATTCTCACCCATTGCTGTTATCTGCTGCTGGCGTTGCTGGTCGCAGCCAATCTGATCTGGTACTTCATCGCCCCGGAGACCTTTTTCACCCTGGCTCTCAACCGGGAACTCCCAACCGCGGCATGGGGTACGCTGGTCGTGATTTCATCGCTTGTCTACATCGACCTGGCCCTTGTCAGGCGCCTGATGTGCCGCGAGTTCTGTCCTTATGGTCGATTCCAGACGGCCCTGGTCGATCCCGGCACGCTGACCCTGCAGCTGCCCGCCTCGGAGCAAAGCCGCTGCATCAAGTGCGGCTCCTGCGTGCGTGCCTGCCCGATGGAGATCGATATCCGTCGCGGCGACCAGATCGAGTGCATCAACTGCGGGCGCTGCCTTGATGCCTGCCGGGTGGTGATGGACAAACGGCAGCAGCCCGGGCTGATCCGGTACAGTTTCGGCCGACAGGGTCAGGGCATACGGGCACTGCTCAATCCCCGCACCCTGCTGCTCGGTCTGGTTTTCTGCCTGTTGCTGGTGGCCTTGACCACAGCCGTCATCCTGCGTGCCGAAGCAACGCTCAAGGTTGCCGTTTCCCATACCGCCCGCAGCAGGCTGCTTGCAGACGGATCGCTGGCAACCTTCTTCACCGCCTGGATCAGCAATCGCGGGGCAACCCGCACCAGCTATGATCTGGCGGCCCGAATCACGACCGACGGGACGAAACTGCCATTACGCGGCCAGACACGGAACATCGAACTGGCCCCGGGAGCCAACCGGAAAGTGAGCTTTGTCGTCGTCAGCCGCGTCCCGACGGGCAGACAGACCATCGAATTTCTTCTGCTTGACGATACCGGCCGCCTCCTGTCACAAGCGGCGGCGGAAATTTCGCCCCCGTAA
- a CDS encoding FixH family protein has product MMNTFRNRIAPLLICLLIAVFVLFLIWSWQRAVTLGTRVSDRDYYSKGLKYNHTLIEKRAAKTLGWTVSANLQSRLLRLELRDGDNRPVAGAKGLLRLSRHAEQAENFNLDETSPGSYQLQLPADLAGELRAQIEFEHDGALLTRQLLLNL; this is encoded by the coding sequence ATGATGAACACTTTCCGAAACCGCATTGCACCTTTGCTTATCTGCCTGCTGATTGCCGTTTTCGTCCTGTTTCTCATCTGGTCGTGGCAGCGTGCCGTCACCCTGGGGACCAGGGTCAGCGACCGTGACTACTACAGCAAGGGGCTCAAGTACAACCACACGCTGATTGAAAAACGGGCCGCGAAAACTCTCGGCTGGACCGTCTCGGCCAATCTGCAGTCGCGCCTTCTGCGGCTGGAACTGCGGGATGGGGACAACCGACCGGTCGCCGGCGCCAAAGGGTTGCTGCGGCTCTCCCGGCATGCCGAGCAGGCGGAGAACTTCAACCTCGATGAAACCTCCCCCGGCAGCTATCAACTTCAACTCCCTGCCGACCTGGCGGGAGAACTGCGCGCCCAGATCGAGTTCGAACATGACGGCGCGTTGCTGACCAGGCAGCTGCTGCTGAACCTCTGA
- a CDS encoding heavy metal translocating P-type ATPase, with protein MDQPLPQCDHCRLPIPPADLVTGEHDGKTLNFCCHGCHGAYQLIHGAGLEDFYRRRDWREAGINPGVFERDFDPAEMEPHIRHLNEQQAEITLLLDGIRCASCVWLIEKVLLRTPGVVDARINYGTHRLRLRFNPQQTDAAGLCRRIARIGYLPRPHTADAVRDRARRQQRSTLIRFGTAAFLSMQLMGYSIALYAGFFQGMDSASKQIIQLLAALVTTPVVFYCGWPFLNGAWRSLRNRMPNMDLLIALGVLTAYGYSLFAMTHGAEVYFDTAAMIVTLILLGRMLEESARHRAASGIDQLLNLAPQTATRIDGNSEQVVPSSSLHPGDLVLVAPGERFPVDGALADGSTEIDESALTGEPLPVCRRPGDRISAGTLNLTTAVTLRVTCVREDSFIARIARLVEEAQARRASIQVLADRVAALFVPLVVSLSLATFIGWWLIGGNPVAGMLNAVAVLVIACPCALGLATPTAVLVATGQAARRGILFRGGDILERTGRLVTVAFDKTGTLTLGVPQVVELLPWQCSSEELLQTAATVEAGSSHPIARGILTAARNRNLPIPLRGGARTVPGQGVAADGPDGEIRVGNRAFQPHPIPAEINNHGRAASEVHVSKGPRYLGCILLTDCLRPEAAEVVDQLHAMGLRTVMLTGDHETSARAIAKQVGIDEIHAGLTPQLKADWLHQQKTAGQQLLMVGDGINDAPALAEAEVGCAMTGSTDIALENSDLVLTRPDLRRLVEAIMLSRRGLAIIRQNLGWAFAYNLIALPLAAAGQLLPIVAAAAMAFSSVCVVGNSLRLARRGPLPPQTQHSPGEVPCSVQP; from the coding sequence ATGGACCAGCCTCTCCCGCAATGCGATCATTGTCGACTGCCGATCCCCCCTGCGGACCTTGTTACGGGCGAACATGACGGCAAAACGCTGAATTTCTGCTGTCACGGCTGCCATGGCGCCTACCAGTTGATCCATGGTGCCGGTCTGGAAGATTTTTACCGCAGACGCGACTGGCGGGAAGCGGGCATCAATCCCGGTGTTTTCGAACGCGACTTCGACCCCGCCGAGATGGAACCGCATATCCGTCACCTCAACGAACAACAGGCCGAAATCACCCTGCTGCTTGACGGCATCCGTTGCGCCAGTTGTGTCTGGCTGATTGAAAAGGTGCTGTTGCGGACCCCGGGCGTTGTTGATGCAAGAATCAATTACGGCACTCACCGCCTGCGCCTGCGCTTCAACCCCCAACAAACCGATGCCGCCGGGCTCTGTCGCCGCATCGCCCGCATCGGCTACCTGCCCCGTCCGCACACGGCCGACGCGGTCCGGGATCGTGCCCGAAGGCAACAGCGCAGCACCCTGATCCGCTTCGGCACCGCCGCTTTTCTTTCCATGCAGCTGATGGGCTATTCCATCGCCCTTTATGCCGGTTTTTTCCAGGGAATGGACAGCGCCAGCAAGCAGATTATCCAGCTTCTCGCCGCCCTGGTGACCACCCCGGTGGTCTTTTACTGCGGCTGGCCGTTTCTTAACGGGGCCTGGCGCAGTTTGCGCAACCGGATGCCGAACATGGATCTGCTGATCGCCCTCGGCGTCCTGACAGCCTACGGCTACAGCCTCTTTGCCATGACTCATGGTGCCGAGGTCTATTTCGACACCGCTGCCATGATCGTCACCCTGATCCTGCTGGGCAGGATGCTGGAAGAATCCGCCCGTCACCGCGCCGCCTCCGGCATTGATCAACTCCTGAACCTGGCACCGCAAACCGCGACCCGAATCGACGGCAACAGCGAACAAGTGGTCCCGAGCAGCAGTCTCCACCCCGGCGACCTGGTCCTGGTGGCTCCCGGCGAACGTTTTCCGGTCGATGGAGCACTGGCCGACGGCAGTACCGAAATCGATGAATCGGCCCTGACCGGGGAGCCGCTGCCGGTCTGCAGGCGTCCCGGCGACAGAATTTCCGCAGGGACCCTGAACCTGACCACGGCCGTCACCCTGCGCGTGACCTGTGTCCGCGAGGACTCTTTCATTGCCCGAATCGCGCGCCTGGTAGAAGAGGCCCAGGCCCGCCGCGCGTCGATCCAGGTCCTGGCCGACCGGGTCGCGGCCCTGTTCGTCCCCCTGGTCGTTTCATTGTCGCTGGCGACCTTCATCGGCTGGTGGCTGATCGGCGGCAATCCGGTCGCCGGCATGCTCAACGCGGTGGCGGTACTGGTTATTGCCTGCCCCTGTGCCCTCGGCCTGGCGACACCGACAGCGGTCCTTGTCGCCACCGGACAGGCGGCACGCCGGGGAATCCTCTTCCGAGGCGGCGATATCCTCGAACGCACCGGCCGCCTGGTTACGGTGGCCTTCGACAAAACCGGCACCCTCACCCTCGGCGTACCGCAGGTTGTGGAACTTCTCCCCTGGCAATGCAGCAGCGAGGAGCTGCTGCAGACCGCAGCCACTGTCGAAGCCGGATCCAGTCACCCCATCGCCCGCGGCATCCTGACCGCTGCCCGGAACAGAAACCTGCCCATTCCCCTGCGGGGTGGTGCCAGGACTGTCCCCGGGCAGGGGGTGGCGGCAGACGGTCCCGACGGAGAAATCAGGGTTGGCAACCGGGCGTTCCAACCCCACCCGATTCCTGCTGAAATCAACAACCACGGCCGGGCGGCCAGTGAAGTCCATGTTTCCAAAGGCCCCCGCTACCTGGGCTGCATTCTGCTCACCGACTGTCTGCGTCCCGAAGCAGCCGAAGTCGTTGACCAGTTGCATGCCATGGGCCTGCGAACCGTGATGTTGACCGGTGACCACGAAACAAGCGCCCGGGCAATCGCCAAACAGGTGGGCATTGATGAAATCCATGCCGGACTGACTCCGCAGTTGAAGGCGGACTGGCTTCATCAGCAGAAAACGGCCGGACAGCAGCTGCTGATGGTCGGCGACGGCATCAATGACGCCCCGGCCCTGGCGGAGGCGGAGGTCGGCTGCGCCATGACCGGCAGTACCGATATCGCCCTGGAGAACTCCGACCTGGTGCTGACCCGTCCCGACCTGCGGCGCCTGGTGGAAGCGATCATGCTCTCCCGCCGGGGTCTCGCCATCATCCGCCAGAATCTCGGTTGGGCGTTTGCCTACAATCTGATTGCCCTGCCGCTGGCCGCAGCGGGACAACTGCTGCCGATCGTCGCCGCGGCGGCCATGGCTTTCAGTTCGGTCTGCGTGGTCGGCAATTCCCTGCGCCTTGCCCGACGAGGTCCCCTGCCGCCGCAAACACAACATTCCCCCGGCGAGGTCCCATGCTCAGTTCAACCCTGA
- the ccoS gene encoding cbb3-type cytochrome oxidase assembly protein CcoS, which produces MLSSTLILIFLSLCIGTGAWLIFLWAVKKGEFDDMEGPKYRMLDDDPVSPAAEEEDDHADDN; this is translated from the coding sequence ATGCTCAGTTCAACCCTGATCCTGATATTTCTCTCCCTCTGCATCGGTACCGGTGCCTGGCTGATCTTTCTCTGGGCCGTTAAAAAGGGAGAGTTCGACGATATGGAAGGACCGAAATACCGGATGCTGGATGATGATCCGGTGTCCCCAGCGGCGGAGGAGGAGGATGATCATGCCGACGATAACTGA
- a CDS encoding sulfite exporter TauE/SafE family protein has product MPTITDPVVSMALVTGLLGSGHCIGMCGGLVAGLGISRQGERGGLPFHLLYHTGRVTTYILIGIIVGWIGSTMELTRTMHGASRILLVLSDLFVILLGLGTAGLFSYWNLNRLEFPGPMKIMAGLLSRFRSLPPTLSALPLGLLMGWLPCGFLYAMVMTAAQSGHPLSGGAIMAAFGLGTTPALLGFGTAAHWLSNKARLWMVRGAGLMVAAIGLLHLIKHLRMFYGA; this is encoded by the coding sequence ATGCCGACGATAACTGACCCCGTGGTTTCCATGGCCCTGGTGACCGGGCTGCTCGGTTCCGGACACTGCATCGGCATGTGCGGGGGACTGGTTGCCGGTCTCGGTATCTCCCGGCAGGGAGAGCGGGGGGGATTGCCCTTCCATCTGCTCTATCATACCGGCCGGGTGACGACCTATATACTGATCGGCATCATCGTCGGCTGGATCGGCTCAACCATGGAGTTGACCAGAACCATGCACGGCGCCAGCCGTATCCTGCTGGTCCTCTCCGATCTGTTTGTCATCCTGCTCGGACTCGGTACTGCCGGTCTGTTCAGTTACTGGAACCTCAACCGGCTGGAATTTCCCGGCCCGATGAAAATTATGGCAGGTCTGCTGTCGCGCTTCCGCAGTCTGCCGCCGACCCTGTCGGCCCTGCCGCTCGGACTGCTGATGGGCTGGCTCCCCTGCGGCTTCCTCTATGCCATGGTGATGACCGCGGCGCAAAGCGGTCATCCCTTGAGCGGAGGGGCCATCATGGCGGCCTTCGGTCTCGGCACCACGCCGGCCCTGCTCGGATTCGGCACCGCGGCCCACTGGCTGAGCAACAAGGCCCGTCTCTGGATGGTCCGTGGAGCCGGTCTCATGGTTGCCGCCATCGGTCTGCTGCACCTGATCAAGCACCTGCGGATGTTTTATGGAGCCTGA
- a CDS encoding HDOD domain-containing protein, protein MPMNLNFRNVIESLGDLPPTPVIAVKALQIMQDPNGSANKLAEIIARDPAVSARVLKTANSPLFYTGNHVATLNHAIVILGESRLRHLVLEASLRGINKHFGVYERMLWENSIGCAIAARIIANGIAVIDPEEAFLAGLFSNIGRIIMNNHSREQYRRIADAEVLGESASHQLEKELYQFTHAEIGAAVLDRWNFPATLVQCILHHHDFALPDDCPEEVCTLTATVNLASGICRHLNVGYRLPHSEGELWTLPGARALRLEEARLNTFCKEFSESFKDERAVYLA, encoded by the coding sequence ATGCCGATGAACCTGAATTTTCGCAACGTCATAGAATCGCTCGGCGATCTCCCGCCGACGCCGGTCATCGCCGTCAAGGCCCTGCAGATCATGCAGGACCCGAACGGTTCCGCCAACAAGCTCGCGGAGATTATCGCGCGCGACCCGGCGGTTTCCGCGCGGGTGCTGAAGACCGCCAACTCCCCCCTGTTCTATACCGGCAACCATGTTGCAACCCTGAACCACGCCATCGTTATTCTCGGTGAAAGCCGCCTGCGACACCTGGTACTCGAAGCCAGTCTGCGCGGCATCAACAAACATTTCGGCGTATACGAGCGCATGCTCTGGGAAAATTCCATCGGCTGCGCCATTGCCGCAAGAATCATCGCCAACGGCATTGCGGTCATCGATCCGGAAGAGGCATTTCTGGCGGGACTGTTCAGCAACATCGGACGAATCATCATGAACAATCACAGCCGGGAACAGTATCGCCGCATAGCGGACGCCGAAGTTCTCGGCGAATCCGCCAGTCATCAACTGGAAAAAGAACTCTACCAGTTCACCCATGCGGAAATAGGCGCCGCGGTGCTGGATCGCTGGAATTTCCCGGCGACTCTCGTGCAGTGCATTCTTCACCACCACGATTTCGCCCTGCCCGACGACTGTCCGGAAGAAGTCTGCACGCTGACGGCAACCGTCAACCTCGCAAGCGGCATCTGCCGGCACCTGAACGTGGGCTATCGCCTGCCCCACTCGGAGGGTGAATTGTGGACATTGCCCGGAGCCCGGGCACTGCGGCTTGAAGAGGCGAGATTGAACACCTTCTGCAAGGAATTCAGCGAATCGTTCAAAGACGAACGAGCGGTTTACCTGGCCTGA
- a CDS encoding helix-turn-helix domain-containing protein, translated as MEQHLPPTVLIDGAAIRRIRESKKLTQLYVAKVVGVTTDTISRWENNRYPSIKRDNVLRLADALEVEVADLLRTEEDPADQVAEETFISRFRLLPLLLLCVLLLGVLVFYFQRKPEPVVVLAERVLPRYAAPGNVIPVWIRIEPTLRRKGYILREHFPRGWKLIEANPPASSLDNVEGIARWIVKPGEDKEKIVYLLKVDRSSTLGESQPFQGEVVVKGGTQEAPAQVGGHMEMTIAGYLWPDANGDHVIDDGEMLAASDVYDEMSGVHLDWNFLEKVWDAGRYSWNRKRNRFVPVKSKAPGPHPSGAVAADGTAAANPAD; from the coding sequence TTGGAACAGCATCTGCCCCCCACTGTCCTGATCGACGGCGCAGCTATCCGTCGTATCCGGGAAAGTAAAAAACTGACCCAGCTTTATGTGGCCAAGGTTGTCGGGGTGACGACTGACACCATTAGCCGCTGGGAAAACAACCGTTATCCGTCCATCAAGCGGGATAACGTCCTGCGCCTGGCCGACGCCCTGGAGGTTGAGGTCGCGGACCTGTTGCGGACGGAAGAGGATCCGGCCGATCAGGTTGCCGAGGAAACATTCATCTCACGTTTCAGGCTGTTGCCGTTGTTGCTGCTCTGCGTGCTGCTGCTTGGCGTCCTGGTTTTTTATTTCCAGCGCAAACCCGAACCTGTCGTGGTGCTGGCAGAGCGTGTGTTGCCCCGCTATGCGGCGCCGGGCAATGTCATCCCGGTCTGGATCAGGATTGAACCGACCCTGCGACGCAAGGGATACATTCTGCGTGAACATTTCCCGCGTGGATGGAAGTTGATTGAGGCGAACCCGCCGGCCTCGAGCCTGGACAATGTCGAAGGAATCGCCCGCTGGATCGTCAAGCCGGGTGAGGACAAGGAAAAAATCGTCTATCTCCTCAAAGTTGACCGGTCCAGTACCCTCGGTGAAAGCCAGCCGTTTCAGGGCGAAGTTGTTGTCAAGGGGGGAACCCAGGAAGCCCCGGCCCAGGTCGGCGGTCACATGGAGATGACGATCGCCGGTTACCTGTGGCCCGATGCCAACGGGGATCATGTCATTGATGATGGGGAAATGCTTGCCGCTTCAGACGTCTATGATGAGATGAGCGGTGTGCATCTCGACTGGAATTTCCTGGAAAAAGTCTGGGATGCCGGTCGTTACAGCTGGAACCGGAAAAGGAATCGCTTTGTGCCGGTCAAAAGCAAAGCGCCCGGACCACATCCCTCTGGGGCCGTTGCCGCCGACGGAACCGCTGCTGCCAACCCGGCCGATTGA
- a CDS encoding thioredoxin domain-containing protein, whose amino-acid sequence MTPTDLKQLSALDRASLPENGGPDFNRLIFEQSPYLLQHADNPVDWYPWGDAAFEQARQRDRPVLLSIGYSTCHWCHVMAHESFASDRIAAVLNAHFIAVKVDREERPDIDATYMAVCQLMTGGGGWPLTLLLTPDRKPFYAATYLPPTTRGNQPGLLDLLDKVRDMWTADRDRLLQSATQVVAALRHVETSQVSPGSPKEHLLQKALEQYRRDYDQRFAGFGSAPKFPAPHNLELLLRLARRDPSGEARQMALNTLAAIRRGGIYDQLGFGLHRYSVDSRWLVPHFEKMLYDQALLMLATTRAAQDTGEPLYSAMACETGSYLLHDLQHPEGGFYAGEDADSEGAEGTFYLWDDEEIQRLFPEGDAELARRAFGVTPAGNFEGRTILTFRTELRQSNTDRRDVETVLDTKLDRIRETLLAARNRRPRPHRDEKLLTGWNGLALGALARTGSLFDRQELLQAAVRAAGFILTRLRREDGRLLRRYCHNEAAIPGFLEDYAGLGFGLLELFLADFNPRWLEESSRLAEQMLDLFGDGRGGLYDTGKDAETVLIRGRNLQDGALPSGISVATDLLLQLGRLTGLKHFTRTGETLLANHLGQVERYPRAYAWLLGALDSHLDPGPTLVIVPGCNEKAEDWLAIAREMGPSDLLLLVGTPDLQPFDLPLLRDRPACNGQTTAYLCTRTACLPPITDSLILQERLQEIRDLAE is encoded by the coding sequence ATGACTCCAACCGACCTCAAGCAGCTGTCCGCCCTTGACCGCGCCTCCCTGCCGGAGAACGGCGGACCGGATTTCAACCGCCTGATTTTCGAACAAAGTCCTTACCTGCTGCAGCATGCCGACAACCCTGTCGACTGGTATCCATGGGGTGACGCGGCCTTTGAACAAGCCCGACAACGCGACCGGCCGGTGCTGTTGTCGATCGGCTATTCCACCTGTCACTGGTGCCACGTCATGGCCCACGAATCCTTCGCCTCGGACCGGATAGCCGCGGTCCTCAATGCCCATTTCATCGCCGTCAAGGTTGACCGGGAAGAGCGTCCCGACATTGACGCCACCTACATGGCGGTCTGCCAACTGATGACCGGTGGTGGCGGCTGGCCACTGACCCTGCTGCTGACTCCGGACCGGAAACCTTTTTACGCCGCCACCTACCTGCCGCCGACAACCAGGGGTAACCAGCCGGGACTGCTCGATCTGCTCGACAAGGTCCGAGACATGTGGACCGCGGATCGCGACAGACTGCTGCAGAGCGCAACCCAGGTGGTCGCGGCCCTGCGGCATGTCGAAACCAGCCAGGTCAGCCCGGGCTCCCCGAAAGAACACCTGCTGCAGAAAGCCCTGGAGCAGTACCGCCGAGATTATGATCAGCGTTTCGCCGGATTCGGCTCCGCCCCCAAGTTCCCCGCCCCCCACAATCTTGAGCTGCTGCTGCGACTGGCCCGGCGCGACCCTTCCGGAGAGGCGCGGCAGATGGCCCTCAACACCCTGGCCGCGATCCGCCGCGGCGGTATTTACGATCAGCTCGGTTTCGGCCTGCATCGCTACTCGGTCGACAGCCGGTGGCTCGTCCCGCATTTCGAAAAGATGCTCTACGACCAGGCGTTGCTGATGCTGGCGACGACCCGGGCCGCACAGGACACCGGCGAACCTCTCTATTCCGCCATGGCCTGTGAAACAGGCTCCTACCTGTTGCACGACCTGCAGCATCCCGAAGGCGGCTTCTACGCCGGAGAGGATGCCGACTCGGAAGGCGCCGAGGGAACATTCTACCTGTGGGATGATGAAGAGATTCAGCGGCTGTTCCCCGAAGGGGACGCGGAACTGGCCCGCCGCGCCTTCGGCGTGACGCCGGCCGGCAACTTCGAGGGACGGACAATTCTCACCTTCCGTACCGAGCTGCGGCAGTCGAACACCGACAGGCGAGACGTCGAAACGGTTCTCGACACGAAGCTGGACCGCATTCGGGAAACGCTGTTGGCGGCAAGAAACCGGCGGCCCCGCCCCCATCGCGACGAGAAGCTGCTGACCGGCTGGAACGGTCTGGCCCTGGGCGCCCTGGCCCGGACCGGGAGCCTTTTCGACCGACAGGAACTGTTGCAGGCCGCCGTCCGGGCGGCCGGCTTCATCCTCACCCGGTTGCGGCGAGAGGATGGCCGTCTGCTGCGACGTTATTGTCATAATGAGGCAGCCATCCCCGGTTTTCTCGAAGACTATGCCGGGCTCGGGTTCGGCCTGCTGGAACTTTTCCTGGCCGATTTCAACCCGCGCTGGCTGGAAGAATCCAGCAGGCTGGCGGAGCAGATGCTGGATTTGTTCGGTGATGGCCGGGGAGGCCTGTATGATACCGGGAAGGATGCCGAGACGGTTCTGATCCGGGGACGCAACCTGCAGGACGGCGCCCTGCCCTCGGGCATTTCAGTGGCGACGGACCTGCTGCTGCAACTGGGACGTCTGACCGGGTTGAAACATTTCACCCGGACCGGAGAAACCCTGCTGGCAAACCATCTCGGCCAGGTGGAACGCTACCCGCGCGCCTACGCCTGGCTGCTCGGCGCGCTCGACAGCCACCTCGACCCCGGACCGACTCTGGTCATCGTCCCCGGCTGCAACGAAAAGGCTGAAGACTGGCTCGCGATTGCCCGCGAAATGGGCCCGTCCGACCTGCTCCTGCTCGTGGGGACCCCTGACCTGCAACCCTTCGACCTGCCGCTGCTGCGGGACCGCCCGGCCTGCAACGGGCAGACCACAGCCTATCTCTGCACCCGAACGGCCTGCCTGCCGCCGATCACCGACAGCCTGATCTTGCAGGAAAGGCTGCAGGAAATCAGAGACCTGGCTGAATAA